A region of the Cucurbita pepo subsp. pepo cultivar mu-cu-16 chromosome LG14, ASM280686v2, whole genome shotgun sequence genome:
TCGCCCGTCAAGGCATTGAGATATGCTGCCAATGTAGAAACCAGCGTTTTCCCTTCACCAGTCTTCATTTCCGCTATAGAACCATCATGAAGCACTGCTCCACCAATAATCTGtgataaatataaacaaaccCACATTGATCACCATAGTAACCACCACCATTTCAAGCCGTCAAAAGAAATTCTAACTCCAAATTACATGAAGGAAACGGATACCTGTACATCAAAGTGGCGCATTCCAAGCTTCCTTTTTGCAGCTTCACGGACTACCGCAAATGCCTCTGAAAGGATTGTAAGTAGAAgaattaataaacaaacaagTGAAATTGGAATATAAGCTTCGAAATTCAGGTAGATGACAATAGAATGCCTCAACCAGCTTGAATGTCTGCCAAAGTCTCTCCCTGTTCAAGCCTTCTCCGGAACTCCGAAGTCTTTGCAGTGAGCTGGATATTGAAAAATTCagttaatttcattttttgggcCGTAGAGTTACATGGATATCAAAAGCAATTACAGCCAAGAGAGGACAAGTCAATTCAATGAACCTGCTCATCAGCGAGGCTCTGCATCTGCGGCTCAAAATCATTAACGGAGTTAACAAGACGATAGTAATCACGAACAACCCAATAATTCATGCTCGTTAAATCACTCCAAGTCTTTCCAACAGACCCCAAAGTGTCCTGAACCAACAATAGAAATACACAGAGTGAAGATTCAAACAGAAGAATTGCATCCAGGAAAAGACGTCGAAACAAGTAAGTTTTAAAGAACACAAACTTTCAATGACGCGACAACGGGAGAGGCGGTGGCCGCCGATGAGGAAGTGACAATTGAACGGTGTCGCCGGAGAGGGAAGGGAAAAGATGACAACGTTTGGAAAGAAATGGGATTGACAAAGCCAATGGTGGGCCGCAGAGACGGCAGCAAGGAAGGGGGCTTCGGAAAAGCATGAGTGGTAGCCATGCAGGTTTATCCAGGGTTCTTGCCAGTGCACCCCTTCGACAGAACCGGTTAGAGTATTGCTCGGTCACCCCGAGCCTCAACGGAGTAGCTGTATTTTCGCCGTCCGTACGGAAGTGAACGCCGTTGGTTTGTGCCAAGTATGTGATTTTTTTGCTGTGATAACTGATTGCTGGATTTATTTTGGGCCCAAACAGTTGAGTTTGGGCCCATATTTATTTTGGGCCCAAATTCAAACCTTATGGATTAAAAGCAacacttattttttaattactttcttttctttttctttttttttttttttaaatattttaaaaaagatatagaAATTTAAAGAACCAGATGAACGTTGTATTATTTGCAAATCTacgtataaaaaaaataataataataagttgtATTATTTGCAAATCTacgtataaaaaaaataataataataaataaaataaatagtttgtGATTCTGGTAACTTTAGAAGCGGTGGTTAATTGTACTTTTACTAAATTTAGATGTCGTGTAGAGTAAATCACTAGGATCAATTTCACCCTACCGACCCTTCTCACCTAATAAGATAAACTTCCATACGACCCATAACTTAAAATTAGGTTTACTATAAGACGTTGACATTCTCCATGCTGTGATTCCCTCCCGTCCATTCCCAAATTGGGTTAAGAGAACATCCGAGGCAGTGCCTTTGCATATCCAAACACGTTCATAATACATTTATTCTTGCAATGCCTCTCCTAATATACTATAAGTGATatagattaaataataattttaccaaagttttaacaaaaataaccaACTCCAAAAACTGGGTTGGTTAGGTTGGTAATTCAAAGAACTAGAACAGAATTCTTGATCTAACTCAAcctaactctctattttcaagttgggttctctattttcaaattgggtagagttatttttttatctgcCATACTTATTATATTAACCACTAAAATCTTATATAACTCAAATATGAAgcatttataaattataacgCATCACTAATATCAgttacaaacacaaaatacaGACTAAAAAATCCCTAATTAATACCGACTTTAATAAATCATAACAAACAGTTGGTGGGTTTTGTTCACCCACCAATTAGGTAAAGAACTTCCCCcattacattaatttttaattaaatttgctttaatttgaatctcataaGACATACCCAGCTGTGTCATTACtcatctcttcttttctttattctcaTGTTTGTTGTTCAtctgaaaataatttttttaatcaatttaaacgTTTGAAAGGACATATGAACTACACCActttgtaataaataatacaatcTTAGATAATCTAGGTGGTATGAACGAGTACGCTTATATGTTCTAATATTAATCATAATTCTAGTCATGAGGCGTTATACAATCTATTGTGATATAATTTCGAGGAACCAAGACAAAAGTTAGTGGGTATGTGACGTCTAAGTAAAGTAAAGGTACATGAATAGACCAAAACCACATCGAAACGAGAGTGATATGAGgatatagtaaaaaatgacaaaaaaaaaaataacaatagatAGTTACTATATATGTCAACGATGTGCATCTTCCTTTTAAGTGGTTTTACATCCAAATGAGAGTGATCATAACGAAATTAATAGCTACCGAAAAAAATGCACTTTTTATTTCGGTAGCgcaatcataaaaatttcaaagttatgTTCAGGATAAGAAAAACTCTTAGGAAACATATGTTTACagataggacaatatttaaaaGACAAGTGTTGATTTGTGGCTCTTAGAAACATTTCAAGACaagtaatataataatatcagAATCATCAAGTCTAAATTACCAGCTCtggtttaaataattaaatcataaaatattttttttgtttttttctaatgaactcccgaaaaaaaattaagattcaaatacattattaaaaattatgatttaataacgcatactttttattatcatcgtatcttaataaatttaaaatatgaaaaaaaaaaaaaactaagatcggttaaattttaaaccatattatttctcatatatatatatatatatatattcctgtgctccaaaataaaatcttttaatttataaaaaagagtTTCACTTCAGTATTACAAAGTTTCGTTAATAtcgttaaattttataataaaaaaaataaaaaacgctttaaacatttttaaaagttcaaaaatagcacgttccaaaaatatttatgaagtaatattaaaattttgaataaaaattcacaagttttttttttttttaataaattataacgttaaagaaagaataaataaataactatacCTTCCCATGATGAAATTATGGAAAATTTATTTAGCCCGCTGCCGCACCCAGCCGCCGCAAGTGGACCCGCTGCCGCACCCAGCCGCCGCAAGTGGACCAACTAATCCCTTATCAGTCGTAGAAGTAGACATTAAGCATCCCGAAACGTAGAACAAAAATTCCTCaatctcttcttccttcttttttcttcgaTCCCAAGTTACACCTccgttttttgttttttccccCATTCAATCTCCACTCATCTTCTATAAGAACCATCGCAATCCGATTCCATGTTCAAATACTGCCCTAATTTCATCCACAATCATGGCTCCCAAGGCTCCCAAGGCTCCCAAATCTCCCATTCCCAATcacttcttcttcctcctcctcataCTCTCTGCATTCTCCGCCGCTGCCGCTTCCGGAAAACTCCGCTCTCGCCGCCCCTGCCGCCGTCTGGTGTTCTATTTCCACGATATCCTCTACAACGGCAAAAACGCTGCGAACGCAACCGCCGCCATTGTCGGAGCTCCGGCTTGGGGAAATACGACGGTTCTTACAGGAATGAACCACTTCGGCGATGTGGTGGTGTTTGACGATCCGATCACTGTCGATAACAATCTGCACGGGACTCCTGTGGGACGGGCTCAGGGATTCTACATTTACGATAAGAAGGAGATCTTCACGGCGTGGCTTGGATTCTCGTTTGTGTTCAACTCGACGGAACACAGAGGGAGCTTGAACTTCGCTGGCGCTGATCCGTTGATGAACAAGACGAGAGATGTTTCGGTGATCGGTGGGACGGGGGATTTCTTCATGGCGAGAGGGATTGCGACTCTGTCCACGGATTCGTTTGAAGGGGAAGTTTATTTTCGGCTTCGAGCGGATATTAAACTGTTTGAATGTTGGTGATGATTTTTAGggcttttgttttttccctCTCCCGTTTTCGTTTGTTCCAATTCCAATCTGATTTCAATGTAATGTAATAAATTGATTGGATAAGGTTTATTtgaccgttttttttttaaaaaaattaatttcaatttcgtccattttcaaatttcttaaaacGAAATCAcctttaagaaaatttaaaagaattgatatttattatctataGTGTTTGATGAAGTCACACATCAGTGACCTGCGGGAGAGTGCTACAcgtaaaaccatgagagtttatgctcaaagtggacaatatcataccattatagagagtcgtgttcatctaatatggtatcaaagtcatgtcCTAAatttagtcgtgccaatagattggtaaatcctcaaatgtcgaacaaatgactccaaaaaaaaaggagtcgagcttcCTTGAAGGCAATAacaaatgactaagactccaaaggagtctaGTCttaattaaggggaggtgttggaaatgactaagactccaaaggagtctaGTTttaattaaggggaggtgttggatgatggaagtcccacgtcgcataatttagggaattatcatgagtttataaacaaagaataaatcatgagagcttatgctcaaaatggacaatatcataccattgcggAGGGTCGTGTTATCGCATGAAATTATGATACATTTCTGTTGATTAACTTCTTACGAAATTTCTTAAGAAACAAGTGATGAAGGTAAGTGTCAAGtcaaaattccaaatattaataaaaatcaaattaatttggaATTGTATAAgttaacatttaattaattattagattaatttaagccttaatttttcttttttttttttgtagtagAATCAATTTGTTgcaatatttaataaatcgctaaactttcaattttatattaatagatcattttaaaaactatctAACATGTTATtgatttattcaattttttaaattatgaatgtattatacaccaaattaaaattaaaagtttaatattcTATTAATTAGTCGTGtcattaaatacaaaattttaattttatgtctagtAGAAAAGAGAGTCAGCCTCTAATAAGCGAAAACGATTCACTACGAAATTTCTCTACaaagaacaaattttattccaaagcataatgaaaaaaaaaaaaagaaaaaagaaaaaaaaaaagaaccaattCATTTTGCTGTCTATAAGATTTGCAGTCTCCTTTGTGTGTATTATTTAAGCCTCAAGTGAAGAGAGGCAGCCTTTGATCTCCGGAGGCATATGAAATAATACTCTTTTTAAGAGGAGAAATATAGTTAGCCCCATGAAAAGCAGCAGCTCGCAAGACGTTGAGAGGTCCAAAATCCACAGAATACGCCTTCTGGAAGCCATCCAGAATGGCCATCATAGCAATATTAGCAGGCTTCCTCTCTGcttcatatttcttcatcaatcCTACCTGCATGAAGTTCATTCATTCAACTCACTTCAATAACAAAAGCAACGAAAACGACAGACCATCTGATAACGATGGTGTTTTT
Encoded here:
- the LOC111810312 gene encoding disease resistance response protein 206-like, producing the protein MAPKAPKAPKSPIPNHFFFLLLILSAFSAAAASGKLRSRRPCRRLVFYFHDILYNGKNAANATAAIVGAPAWGNTTVLTGMNHFGDVVVFDDPITVDNNLHGTPVGRAQGFYIYDKKEIFTAWLGFSFVFNSTEHRGSLNFAGADPLMNKTRDVSVIGGTGDFFMARGIATLSTDSFEGEVYFRLRADIKLFECW